In Paenibacillus phoenicis, one genomic interval encodes:
- the mutL gene encoding DNA mismatch repair endonuclease MutL has translation MAKIAILDEHIANQIAAGEVVERPASVVKELVENAIDAGATKIEVAVEEGGMQLIRVTDNGSGIEPEDCETAFYRHATSKITSGRDLFQIRSLGFRGEALPSIAAVAKVRLVSSSNDSGLGRVIEIEGGSLKLNEDIAAPQGTDIVVKELFYNTPARLKYMKTIQTELGHISDTMYRQALAHPEIAFTLRHNGNTLLQSPGGGDLLQVIAAVYGVNASKGMVPIEAEDLDYRVTGYIGRPDLARSSRSGMSTIVNGRYIRNQGLHQAILRAYHTLLPINRYPLVVLMLEMHPSLVDVNVHPSKLEVRFSKEPELNSFVENSVRAVLSGQVLIPQVVRQTIGKGPNRSVIQEQFHFPAPPLGAEEGASAAGQTAAAAESTLRPPGNGGVERGAAPRSAGADRGWAGAPASGAPMGGAPSAAGAPGAGGALPRSAAYDAPAAAEGLTLRERGAAGAGTYGAAPSQAKPQGGLGQPSAAAYGGGGERQPLPSERLQEMPEALYGSPAAAPELPAFPELSLIGQHHGTYLIAQNDQGLYIIDQHAAHERVNYEYYYEKFGRPADASQELLIPITLEFTPSDSAKLQERLHWFEQVGVVLEHFGGGTFRVVAHPYWFPQGEEASIIEEMAEWVLNERAIDLAKLREASSTMVSCKASIKANQKLTPEEANTLIRRLAACKQPYTCPHGRPIIVSFSTYDLEKLFKRVM, from the coding sequence ATGGCAAAAATCGCAATATTAGACGAGCATATCGCTAACCAGATTGCCGCTGGGGAAGTGGTCGAGCGCCCGGCTTCGGTGGTCAAGGAGCTGGTGGAGAACGCCATTGACGCAGGGGCTACCAAAATCGAGGTCGCCGTTGAAGAGGGTGGAATGCAGCTGATCCGCGTGACCGACAACGGCTCGGGGATTGAACCGGAGGATTGTGAAACAGCGTTTTACCGCCATGCGACAAGTAAAATTACCTCCGGACGCGACCTGTTCCAGATCCGGAGCCTCGGGTTCCGCGGTGAAGCCTTACCCAGTATCGCGGCGGTCGCCAAGGTTCGGCTGGTCTCTTCAAGCAACGATTCCGGGCTCGGGCGGGTGATTGAAATCGAAGGCGGCTCGTTGAAACTCAATGAGGACATCGCTGCCCCGCAAGGAACGGATATCGTGGTCAAGGAATTATTTTACAATACACCGGCAAGGCTGAAGTATATGAAGACGATCCAGACCGAGCTGGGGCATATCTCTGATACGATGTATCGTCAGGCGCTGGCTCATCCTGAGATTGCTTTTACGTTGCGGCATAACGGCAATACGTTGCTGCAAAGCCCGGGAGGCGGCGATCTGCTGCAGGTCATTGCGGCCGTCTATGGCGTGAATGCCTCCAAAGGAATGGTGCCGATTGAAGCGGAGGATCTGGATTACCGGGTGACGGGGTATATTGGGCGTCCGGATTTGGCGCGGTCCAGTCGCTCGGGCATGTCGACGATTGTGAACGGCCGGTATATCCGGAATCAAGGGCTTCATCAGGCGATTTTGCGCGCGTATCACACGCTGTTGCCGATTAATCGGTATCCGCTGGTGGTGCTCATGCTGGAGATGCACCCATCCTTGGTTGACGTGAACGTGCATCCGTCCAAGCTGGAGGTGCGCTTCAGCAAGGAGCCGGAGCTGAACAGTTTTGTGGAGAACAGCGTGCGCGCTGTGCTGTCCGGGCAGGTGCTGATCCCGCAAGTCGTGCGTCAGACGATCGGGAAAGGCCCGAACCGCTCCGTGATCCAGGAGCAGTTCCACTTCCCCGCGCCGCCTCTAGGCGCGGAGGAGGGCGCTTCCGCCGCCGGCCAGACGGCTGCGGCGGCGGAAAGCACGCTCCGGCCGCCGGGCAATGGCGGCGTGGAGCGTGGCGCAGCCCCGCGGTCCGCGGGCGCGGACCGCGGCTGGGCCGGGGCGCCTGCGAGCGGCGCCCCGATGGGCGGCGCACCGAGCGCAGCCGGTGCGCCCGGTGCGGGCGGCGCGCTGCCGCGCAGCGCCGCCTATGACGCTCCCGCAGCGGCCGAAGGCCTGACGCTGCGGGAGCGGGGCGCAGCCGGCGCCGGCACGTACGGCGCCGCGCCAAGCCAGGCCAAGCCGCAAGGCGGGCTTGGCCAACCAAGCGCCGCCGCCTACGGGGGCGGCGGCGAGCGGCAGCCGCTGCCATCCGAGCGGCTGCAGGAGATGCCGGAAGCGTTGTACGGCTCGCCTGCGGCGGCGCCGGAGCTTCCGGCGTTTCCCGAGCTGTCCTTGATCGGACAGCATCACGGGACCTACCTGATCGCCCAAAACGATCAGGGGCTCTATATCATCGACCAGCATGCCGCACATGAACGCGTAAATTACGAATACTATTACGAGAAGTTTGGCCGCCCGGCCGATGCTTCCCAGGAGCTGCTCATTCCGATTACATTGGAATTTACCCCATCGGACAGCGCCAAGCTGCAGGAGCGACTGCACTGGTTCGAACAGGTTGGGGTTGTGCTCGAGCATTTCGGCGGCGGCACCTTCCGTGTGGTTGCGCATCCGTACTGGTTCCCGCAAGGAGAGGAAGCGAGCATTATTGAAGAAATGGCCGAATGGGTGCTGAACGAACGGGCCATCGACCTGGCCAAGCTGCGAGAGGCTTCATCCACGATGGTCTCGTGTAAGGCGTCGATCAAGGCGAACCAAAAGCTGACGCCGGAAGAGGCGAACACGCTGATTCGCCGGCTGGCTGCCTGCAAACAGCCGTACACCTGCCCGCACGGGCGGCCGATCATCGTTTCGTTCTCCACGTATGATTTGGAGAAGCTGTTTAAGCGGGTCATGTAA
- the mutS gene encoding DNA mismatch repair protein MutS, giving the protein MATYTPMIEQYLRIKAEAQDAFLFFRLGDFYEMFFEDAILAAKELEITLTGRDGGAEEKIPMCGVPYHSADNYIHRLIEKGYKVAICEQMEDPSQTKGMVRREIVRVITPGTIMEGKTVGERTNNYIVSVTERQGMMALAACDLSTGELYSTSAPSNKEWLRDEIGLYDPAEIIGDAELLDWIAGQAAPLSKPVVYTPWAKAKEDTARSLFGEAEWIRLEPERRDNIAVLVGYLSETQKRSLGQLTKISAYEPEHFMILDPFTRRNLELVETVRERSKKGSLLWLLDRTETSMGSRLLRRWIDKPLLQKARIEERLEAVEHLYSAFILREDLRGALQDIYDLERLVGRVAFGNANGRDLVALKTSLLQVPAIKTLCADSSSNTLRRIASAMDECADLADMIDAAIADDPPVSVRDGGLIKAGYHTRLDELREASVNGKRWIAELEAAERQATGIKSLKIGYNKVFGYYIEVTRANLSLLPEGRYERKQTLANAERFVTPELKEKEALILEAEEKMVDLEYTLFNELRERIAADIPRLQKLAEQIAEIDVLRSLAQVASDNSFVKPKLTDGYDFIVEQGRHPVVEAVMKDTAFIANSTELRKDEASILLITGPNMAGKSTYMRQVALISILAQIGSFVPASKAEIPLVDRIFTRIGAADDLIGGQSTFMVEMADIQIMTEKATPRSLIIIDELGRGTSTSEGMAIAQAVIEYVHDRIGCKALVSTHFHELAYLEHSLRGLNNYSMAVQESGDKVHFLRKLIPGAADTSYGIYCARLAGLPDEIIGRAYGLLKELEEKSPLADGGSVAGAGLTSGTATVDVAATAAASSQAAQPLVTKEQNDQVVRVTAAAAGAAVGTASADAAAASAATEAVAEMEAAATAEPLAGEVGPVVQLSMFGDDEPLVQAKPAAQAPEDPATRTIINLIKNADLVNMTPLQAMQLVNDLKMKAKDL; this is encoded by the coding sequence ATGGCTACCTACACGCCGATGATTGAGCAGTATCTACGGATTAAGGCGGAAGCGCAGGACGCGTTTCTGTTTTTCCGGCTGGGCGATTTCTATGAAATGTTCTTCGAGGATGCGATCCTGGCTGCGAAGGAGCTTGAGATTACACTGACCGGACGGGACGGGGGCGCCGAGGAGAAAATTCCGATGTGCGGTGTTCCCTACCATTCGGCAGACAATTATATTCATCGATTGATTGAAAAAGGGTACAAAGTCGCGATCTGTGAACAAATGGAGGACCCGTCGCAAACCAAAGGCATGGTGCGGCGCGAAATCGTCCGGGTCATCACTCCGGGGACGATTATGGAAGGGAAAACGGTCGGCGAGCGGACGAACAACTACATCGTATCGGTCACCGAACGGCAGGGGATGATGGCCCTGGCTGCCTGCGACCTGTCCACGGGGGAGCTGTACTCGACGTCGGCGCCATCCAACAAAGAGTGGCTGCGTGACGAGATCGGCTTATACGACCCGGCGGAAATCATCGGGGACGCCGAGTTATTGGATTGGATCGCTGGACAAGCTGCACCGCTCAGCAAGCCGGTCGTGTATACGCCTTGGGCGAAAGCGAAGGAAGACACGGCTCGCTCGTTGTTCGGCGAGGCGGAATGGATTCGCCTTGAGCCGGAGCGGCGTGACAATATCGCTGTCCTTGTCGGCTATTTAAGCGAGACGCAGAAGCGTTCGCTGGGTCAACTCACGAAAATATCGGCTTATGAGCCCGAGCATTTTATGATTTTGGACCCGTTTACGCGGCGGAATTTGGAATTGGTCGAAACGGTTCGCGAGCGTTCGAAGAAAGGTTCGCTGCTGTGGTTGCTCGACCGCACGGAAACGTCGATGGGCTCTAGACTGTTGCGGCGCTGGATCGACAAGCCGCTGCTGCAGAAAGCGCGGATCGAGGAACGCTTGGAAGCGGTGGAGCATCTGTACAGCGCATTTATTTTGCGTGAGGATCTGCGCGGCGCTCTGCAGGATATTTACGATCTGGAGCGGCTGGTGGGACGCGTCGCCTTCGGCAATGCGAACGGCCGGGATTTGGTCGCTCTCAAGACATCCCTGCTTCAGGTGCCGGCGATTAAGACGCTATGCGCGGATTCGTCATCGAACACGCTGCGTCGGATCGCTTCGGCGATGGATGAGTGTGCGGATCTGGCCGACATGATTGATGCGGCGATTGCTGACGATCCGCCGGTGTCGGTGCGGGATGGAGGCCTGATCAAGGCAGGGTATCATACGCGATTGGACGAGCTTCGAGAGGCCAGCGTCAACGGCAAACGCTGGATTGCCGAGCTGGAAGCAGCTGAACGGCAAGCCACCGGGATCAAATCGCTGAAGATCGGCTACAACAAAGTGTTCGGATATTATATTGAAGTGACGCGGGCCAATCTGTCTCTACTCCCGGAAGGGCGGTATGAACGGAAGCAGACGCTGGCGAATGCCGAACGTTTTGTGACACCGGAGCTGAAGGAGAAGGAAGCGCTGATTCTCGAAGCCGAGGAGAAAATGGTTGATCTGGAATACACGTTATTTAACGAGCTGCGTGAACGGATCGCCGCCGATATCCCTCGTCTGCAGAAGCTGGCCGAGCAAATTGCTGAAATCGATGTGCTGCGCTCGCTGGCGCAGGTGGCATCGGACAACAGCTTTGTGAAGCCGAAGCTGACCGACGGCTACGATTTCATTGTGGAGCAAGGCCGGCATCCGGTGGTGGAAGCGGTGATGAAGGATACAGCATTTATCGCCAACAGTACGGAGCTCCGCAAGGACGAGGCGAGCATCCTGCTGATCACGGGTCCTAACATGGCTGGAAAGAGCACGTATATGCGGCAGGTTGCGCTGATTTCGATCCTGGCGCAAATCGGCAGCTTTGTGCCGGCGTCCAAAGCGGAGATTCCGCTGGTCGACCGCATTTTCACGCGGATTGGGGCAGCAGACGATCTGATTGGCGGGCAAAGCACCTTTATGGTGGAGATGGCCGATATTCAGATCATGACGGAAAAGGCCACCCCGCGCAGCTTGATCATCATCGACGAGCTGGGCCGGGGCACCTCGACCAGCGAAGGGATGGCGATTGCGCAGGCCGTGATCGAATACGTCCACGACCGGATTGGCTGCAAGGCGCTGGTGTCGACGCATTTCCATGAGCTGGCTTACCTGGAGCACAGCCTTCGCGGGCTGAATAACTACAGCATGGCGGTGCAGGAAAGCGGCGACAAGGTGCACTTCCTGCGCAAATTGATCCCCGGCGCGGCCGACACCAGCTACGGCATCTACTGCGCGCGGCTGGCCGGCCTGCCGGATGAGATCATCGGCCGGGCGTACGGGCTGCTGAAAGAGCTGGAGGAGAAAAGTCCGTTGGCGGACGGGGGCAGCGTTGCGGGGGCTGGTTTAACCTCTGGGACAGCAACGGTGGATGTGGCTGCAACAGCCGCAGCTTCTTCGCAGGCGGCTCAGCCGCTTGTGACGAAGGAGCAGAACGATCAAGTAGTGCGGGTAACGGCAGCAGCTGCAGGAGCAGCTGTGGGTACGGCTTCAGCGGATGCTGCTGCAGCTTCGGCAGCAACAGAGGCTGTGGCTGAGATGGAAGCTGCGGCTACGGCTGAGCCGCTTGCCGGTGAAGTTGGCCCGGTCGTGCAGCTTTCGATGTTTGGCGACGATGAGCCGCTGGTTCAAGCAAAGCCAGCCGCTCAGGCGCCGGAAGATCCGGCAACACGTACGATCATTAACCTGATTAAAAATGCCGATTTGGTGAACATGACACCGCTGCAGGCTATGCAGCTGGTCAATGATCTGAAGATGAAGGCGAAGGATCTGTAA
- a CDS encoding putative amidoligase domain-containing protein: MNSVVKDEHLVLKIRLGSSAFKARLLQALERMSSPYRVLKGPESSSGSLSRAYSSSGGKPAGAAPGKRLARAAADASQWIYYGREEAYWGGRVQEIVLGRPMHSLEDWRRRLEAAGLKPTSQVRNAHAARGTTASYIRRFAVTVFHLRAWDIRPLGKAGQALPLLGEAMSPDSPLYKRLANTAVRALYAVGLDFGEVVISAGEEGRFTVDSITPVSEIGSAATKAIAQAMRGTLEEQEKLQELPAERLIGMDPEFLLFDPTHRKVVPASRYLHFHGEAGCDVLRYRGQRLFPLAELRPRPGKEPRDVVIHLLRAFREARASIEDQELIWQAGAMPQRGFPLGGHLHFSGVLLTPELLRTLDNYLALPLALLEDPRSAPRRPKYGFLGDFRIKEYGGFEYRTLPSFLISPLVTKGVVALACLIIENADRLKARPLEKDAVWTAFYTGRKQPLREALPRLITDIQKVPDYSRYQGYIAPLLDAVQSGHVWDETADIRPAWKLQNPS; encoded by the coding sequence ATGAACTCAGTGGTGAAGGATGAGCACCTCGTACTAAAAATCCGTCTGGGCTCCAGCGCGTTCAAAGCTCGGCTACTGCAGGCGTTGGAACGTATGAGCAGCCCCTACCGGGTGTTGAAAGGACCGGAATCGTCCAGCGGGTCGTTATCACGCGCCTATTCGAGTTCCGGCGGGAAGCCAGCGGGCGCTGCTCCGGGAAAACGGCTCGCGCGAGCCGCAGCAGATGCTTCCCAATGGATCTACTATGGCCGCGAGGAGGCGTATTGGGGCGGCCGGGTACAAGAGATCGTGCTGGGCCGGCCGATGCACTCGCTGGAAGACTGGCGCCGCCGGCTCGAAGCGGCTGGGCTGAAGCCAACATCGCAGGTACGAAACGCTCATGCGGCCAGGGGCACTACTGCGTCTTATATCCGCCGCTTTGCCGTTACGGTATTCCATTTGCGGGCCTGGGACATTCGGCCGCTTGGCAAAGCCGGGCAAGCGCTCCCGCTCCTGGGGGAAGCAATGTCTCCAGATTCGCCACTCTATAAACGCCTGGCAAATACGGCCGTTCGGGCGTTATACGCCGTTGGACTCGACTTTGGCGAAGTGGTGATCTCGGCCGGGGAAGAAGGGCGGTTTACGGTGGATTCGATCACCCCCGTCTCGGAGATCGGGAGTGCGGCAACCAAGGCCATCGCCCAGGCGATGCGGGGAACCTTGGAGGAACAGGAGAAGCTGCAGGAATTGCCGGCAGAGCGGTTGATTGGGATGGACCCGGAGTTTTTGCTGTTTGATCCGACCCATAGGAAAGTCGTTCCGGCTTCCCGTTATTTGCACTTTCACGGGGAAGCGGGTTGCGATGTGCTGCGATATCGCGGGCAGCGGTTATTTCCGCTAGCGGAGCTGCGGCCACGCCCCGGCAAGGAACCACGCGATGTGGTTATTCATTTGCTGCGCGCGTTTCGTGAAGCTCGAGCTTCTATTGAAGATCAGGAGCTGATTTGGCAGGCGGGAGCGATGCCGCAACGCGGTTTTCCGCTAGGCGGACACCTGCATTTCAGCGGAGTGCTGCTAACCCCAGAGCTGCTGCGGACGCTTGACAACTATCTGGCGCTGCCGCTGGCCCTGCTGGAGGACCCCCGAAGTGCGCCCCGCCGGCCGAAATACGGGTTTCTTGGCGATTTTCGGATTAAGGAGTACGGCGGCTTCGAATATCGCACTTTACCCAGCTTCCTGATCTCTCCGCTCGTCACCAAAGGGGTCGTGGCGTTAGCGTGCCTAATTATCGAGAATGCGGATCGGTTAAAGGCAAGACCGCTGGAAAAGGATGCGGTTTGGACGGCGTTTTATACCGGCAGAAAACAACCGCTTCGCGAAGCGTTACCCCGCTTGATCACCGATATCCAAAAGGTTCCGGACTATTCACGATATCAGGGATACATCGCGCCATTGCTTGATGCCGTTCAGTCCGGTCATGTCTGGGACGAAACTGCGGATATCCGCCCCGCCTGGAAATTGCAAAATCCTTCATAA
- the cotE gene encoding outer spore coat protein CotE, with the protein MSLKYQSREIITKAICGKGRKFSTVTHTVTPPHKPSSILGAWIINHQYEAVAAGDGIEVIGTYDINIWYSYDKNSQTEVAKETVSYVENVPLNYLDSRHRSSTVEVSAEATQEPSTVEATVSGDGRVSIRVEREFAVELVAETKLNVLVVPSSGIDDKDYDFGSELGDYEDLDPDLLDDEL; encoded by the coding sequence ATGTCATTGAAATATCAAAGTAGAGAGATCATCACGAAAGCGATCTGCGGCAAAGGTCGTAAGTTCTCTACCGTAACACATACCGTGACTCCCCCTCATAAACCGTCGAGCATCCTGGGGGCCTGGATCATCAACCACCAGTACGAAGCGGTCGCTGCGGGAGACGGAATTGAAGTTATTGGTACTTACGATATTAACATCTGGTATTCGTACGACAAAAACTCGCAGACTGAGGTCGCCAAAGAAACGGTATCTTATGTTGAGAATGTTCCGCTGAACTACTTGGATTCCAGACACCGTTCGTCGACGGTGGAAGTGTCCGCAGAAGCCACGCAGGAACCGAGCACCGTCGAAGCCACCGTATCGGGAGACGGCCGCGTATCCATTCGGGTGGAACGCGAATTCGCGGTGGAACTGGTTGCCGAAACGAAGTTGAACGTGCTTGTTGTGCCGAGCAGCGGCATCGATGACAAGGACTACGATTTCGGCTCCGAGCTCGGCGATTATGAAGATTTGGATCCGGATCTCCTCGACGACGAACTGTAA
- a CDS encoding aromatic acid exporter family protein codes for MGFRVIKTAIATLMAIFIADALGVPGANSAGLLAILGVDVTRKRSLASITARFFASTLGLLLAFGIFYFLGFHIWVLAIYILVAFPLIARAGFKEGIVTSSVVVFRVFSGGEISWHVLLIQVELLIIGLGSAMVVNFLYMPKTEDKLLETRREVDALFSRIFQEIAASLRDPYRLWDGKEITDAARKIDEGYALAKRAAENQMISPNEAWTAYFIMRKEQLSRIEGMLELISQVYQRIPQGEFVAVLFDRLSVDVNQEEYTGITEQMLTELEEEFKKMEMPSTREEFEMRSAILQLCRELSLYLAVSKKNKAPIPRIAEKRGAKRKQASIK; via the coding sequence ATGGGTTTTCGAGTGATCAAAACGGCCATTGCCACGCTAATGGCAATATTTATTGCGGATGCCTTAGGGGTGCCTGGTGCCAATTCGGCGGGACTGCTGGCGATTTTAGGGGTCGACGTCACCCGCAAGCGCAGCCTGGCATCGATAACGGCACGTTTTTTTGCTTCAACTTTGGGGTTGTTGCTTGCTTTTGGCATCTTCTACTTCCTCGGGTTTCATATTTGGGTGCTGGCCATTTACATCCTCGTCGCTTTCCCATTGATCGCTCGCGCGGGCTTCAAGGAAGGGATTGTGACCAGCTCCGTTGTCGTGTTCCGCGTATTCAGCGGCGGGGAGATCTCCTGGCACGTGCTGTTAATCCAGGTGGAGCTGCTGATCATTGGGTTGGGTTCGGCCATGGTCGTTAATTTTCTGTACATGCCCAAAACGGAAGACAAGCTGCTGGAAACTCGGCGTGAGGTGGATGCCTTGTTTTCCCGTATCTTTCAAGAGATTGCCGCTTCGCTGCGCGATCCCTATCGCTTATGGGATGGCAAGGAGATCACCGATGCGGCCCGAAAGATCGATGAGGGCTACGCGCTCGCGAAGCGGGCAGCCGAGAACCAGATGATCTCGCCCAACGAGGCGTGGACGGCGTATTTTATCATGCGCAAAGAGCAGTTAAGCCGGATCGAAGGGATGCTGGAGCTGATTTCGCAAGTGTATCAACGTATCCCGCAAGGCGAATTTGTGGCCGTGTTGTTTGACCGGCTTAGCGTGGATGTAAATCAAGAGGAATATACGGGGATTACGGAGCAGATGCTTACGGAGCTGGAGGAGGAGTTCAAGAAAATGGAGATGCCTTCAACCCGTGAGGAATTTGAAATGCGTTCAGCCATTTTGCAGCTGTGCCGGGAACTTTCCTTATATCTGGCTGTCTCCAAAAAAAATAAAGCCCCCATTCCACGAATAGCGGAGAAACGGGGAGCAAAACGAAAACAGGCGTCGATAAAATAG
- a CDS encoding ABC transporter permease — translation MSRYVLSVQILILVLFVGLWELAGQLKWIDVLIFSYPSKVGRQIVKDALSGELWPHLAMTVGETAVGFLLGTLIGTLLAVLIWWSPFLSRVLDPYMVVFNSMPKVALGPIFIVLFGAGFTAIVVTTLSITVIVTTLVVFNSFNEVDANFVKVIRTFGGSRRDVFLKVILPASFPTIVSTLKVNVGMAWVGVIVGEFLVARIGLGYLIVYGFQVFNFTLVLSSLVIIAIVATAMYQLVVYIERKLVRER, via the coding sequence ATGAGCCGTTACGTGCTGAGTGTACAGATCTTAATCCTCGTGTTGTTTGTGGGATTATGGGAGCTTGCAGGCCAATTGAAATGGATTGATGTACTGATCTTCAGCTACCCGTCCAAGGTAGGACGGCAGATCGTGAAGGATGCGCTAAGCGGAGAATTGTGGCCGCATCTGGCGATGACGGTTGGTGAAACGGCAGTAGGTTTCCTGCTGGGGACCCTGATCGGCACATTGCTTGCCGTGCTGATTTGGTGGTCACCGTTTCTATCGCGTGTGCTGGATCCTTACATGGTCGTGTTCAATAGTATGCCGAAGGTAGCGCTGGGTCCGATCTTTATCGTCCTGTTTGGCGCCGGCTTCACCGCGATTGTGGTCACAACGTTATCAATTACAGTGATTGTAACCACCCTCGTCGTCTTTAACAGCTTCAACGAAGTTGACGCGAACTTTGTAAAGGTGATTCGCACGTTTGGGGGGAGCCGGCGCGACGTGTTTTTGAAGGTAATCCTGCCGGCTTCGTTTCCAACCATCGTGTCTACGTTGAAGGTGAATGTGGGGATGGCTTGGGTCGGAGTCATCGTTGGAGAATTCCTTGTTGCCCGAATCGGCCTCGGTTACCTCATCGTTTACGGATTTCAGGTGTTTAACTTTACGCTGGTGCTGTCAAGCCTCGTAATCATTGCCATCGTGGCGACAGCGATGTACCAGCTGGTCGTTTATATCGAACGGAAGCTGGTAAGGGAGCGGTAA
- a CDS encoding ABC transporter ATP-binding protein produces the protein MPSVVELKNLDLVYVTDREAVLALQGMNLAVEPGEFISLVGPSGCGKTTLLSVMAGLLAPSRGEVLLHGKPVTGPTPQVGYMLQQDYLFPWRTILSNTVLGLELTGRLTPESVEHARALLAEMGLGDTAKLYPHQLSGGMRQRVALVRTLATDPELLLLDEPFSALDYQTKLQLEDLVWGTLKQRKKTGVLVTHDLSEAIAVSDRVIVLAPRPGRIRSMYEIPENIRKAQPFYAREAEGFNELFHEIWRDLETSERRDSHWHRP, from the coding sequence TTGCCATCTGTCGTGGAACTGAAAAACCTAGATCTGGTCTACGTGACGGACCGGGAGGCCGTCCTCGCCTTGCAAGGGATGAATTTAGCGGTAGAGCCTGGCGAATTCATCAGTTTGGTTGGTCCCAGCGGTTGCGGAAAGACCACGCTTCTTTCCGTCATGGCTGGTCTGCTGGCCCCATCCCGGGGAGAGGTGCTCCTGCACGGCAAACCGGTAACGGGCCCCACCCCGCAGGTGGGGTATATGCTGCAGCAGGATTACTTGTTCCCGTGGCGGACGATTCTGAGCAATACCGTACTGGGGTTGGAACTGACCGGAAGGTTAACGCCGGAAAGTGTGGAGCACGCGCGGGCGTTGCTGGCCGAAATGGGGCTCGGCGATACCGCGAAATTGTATCCCCATCAGCTGTCGGGCGGAATGCGCCAACGGGTGGCCCTTGTGCGAACGCTGGCGACCGATCCGGAGCTGCTGCTGCTGGATGAGCCGTTCTCAGCGCTGGACTACCAGACGAAGCTACAGCTGGAGGATTTGGTGTGGGGGACGCTAAAGCAGCGGAAGAAAACGGGCGTATTGGTGACCCACGATCTATCGGAGGCGATCGCGGTCAGCGATCGGGTGATCGTGCTGGCCCCCAGACCAGGGCGAATTCGCAGCATGTACGAGATCCCGGAGAATATCCGGAAAGCCCAGCCGTTTTATGCCCGGGAGGCCGAAGGCTTCAATGAACTATTCCATGAAATCTGGCGCGATCTGGAGACGTCGGAAAGGAGGGATAGCCATTGGCACCGCCCGTGA
- a CDS encoding ABC transporter substrate-binding protein: MNNVRKGLWIALIVLLTAALSACGGSGKAQKVKIGEVTRSVFYAPQYVALEKGFFKEEGLDVELQTTAGGDKTMTALLSGAIDVALVGAETSIYVYQQGSTDPVINFAQLTQTDGTFLVARDSAEFDWEMLKGSVFLGQRKGGMPQMAGEFTLRKHGIDPHQDLELIQNVDFANITAAFISGTGQFVQLFEPQASIVEKEGKGYVVASFGTESGRLPYTVFMTKQSYIKDHSEIVQKFTNAIHKAQRWVQSHTPEEIAETVAPYFKDTDMEILVSSIKRYQEQGSYAETPALAEDAWNNLLDVMESAGELNERVEADKLVDNSFAEQAVKSVK, encoded by the coding sequence ATGAACAACGTAAGAAAGGGGTTATGGATCGCGCTCATCGTCCTCCTGACCGCAGCGCTAAGCGCTTGTGGAGGAAGCGGCAAAGCACAAAAGGTCAAAATCGGGGAAGTCACCCGTTCCGTATTTTATGCCCCTCAGTACGTCGCATTGGAAAAAGGTTTCTTTAAAGAAGAAGGACTGGACGTGGAGCTGCAAACAACGGCGGGTGGTGACAAAACGATGACGGCATTGCTGTCGGGGGCCATCGACGTGGCGTTGGTCGGAGCCGAGACGTCGATTTACGTGTATCAGCAAGGCTCCACAGATCCCGTGATCAACTTCGCTCAATTGACGCAAACCGACGGTACCTTCCTGGTTGCCCGGGACTCCGCCGAATTTGATTGGGAGATGTTGAAGGGGAGCGTCTTTCTGGGTCAACGGAAGGGAGGCATGCCGCAAATGGCCGGCGAGTTCACCCTGCGCAAGCACGGGATCGATCCACATCAGGATCTGGAGTTAATCCAGAATGTGGACTTCGCCAACATCACGGCTGCATTCATATCGGGAACGGGACAATTCGTTCAGCTGTTTGAACCCCAAGCCTCCATCGTGGAGAAGGAAGGGAAAGGATACGTCGTCGCTTCCTTTGGTACGGAGAGCGGCAGGCTGCCCTATACGGTATTTATGACCAAGCAGAGCTATATCAAGGATCATTCGGAAATCGTCCAGAAGTTTACGAATGCGATTCATAAAGCCCAACGCTGGGTTCAATCGCATACGCCGGAAGAAATTGCCGAGACGGTTGCGCCTTATTTTAAAGATACGGACATGGAGATCTTGGTCAGCTCGATCAAGCGGTATCAGGAGCAGGGAAGCTATGCAGAAACGCCGGCTTTGGCGGAGGACGCCTGGAACAACCTGCTTGACGTGATGGAAAGCGCCGGAGAACTCAATGAACGGGTGGAAGCGGATAAGCTGGTGGATAACAGCTTTGCCGAGCAAGCCGTCAAATCCGTCAAATAA